A window of the Nitrosopumilus ureiphilus genome harbors these coding sequences:
- a CDS encoding DUF3179 domain-containing protein encodes MNLKVILPIVMAFVALGALAILYEEESAPQATFSNSDESSVLSSEPVIMETDGVKHLIPLDRIKGGGPPKDGIPSIDNPIFTNVRDSQFMSDSDTVIGLEINGEAKAYPIFILVWHEIVNDYVGGVPVAITYCPLCYTNQVFERVIDGQEVTFGTSGKLYNSNLLMYDRLTESYWSQALGTAVKGELTGYQLDLVPFDVITWGDWKKLHPDTKLLTTDTGYIRSYATDPYGNYYTEPRIMFPVEHSDDRLHPKEIIIGFNEDGIFKAYKQNDIESEILINDSVGETPVMLISLFSENSRAFERTINGDVLDFVYEDGKILDVQTNSEWNYDGLSISGQLEGMQLERMPIEPGFWFEWVAFHPETLVYGDVQ; translated from the coding sequence TTGAATCTCAAAGTAATTTTACCAATTGTGATGGCATTTGTGGCACTTGGGGCATTAGCTATTTTGTATGAGGAAGAGTCTGCTCCACAAGCCACTTTTTCTAATTCTGACGAATCTAGCGTACTGTCCTCAGAACCCGTAATTATGGAGACTGATGGAGTAAAACATCTGATTCCACTTGATAGGATTAAAGGTGGCGGTCCTCCAAAGGATGGAATTCCATCAATTGATAATCCAATATTTACAAATGTGCGTGACTCTCAGTTCATGTCTGATTCTGACACTGTAATTGGACTGGAGATTAACGGTGAGGCAAAAGCTTATCCTATTTTTATTTTGGTCTGGCATGAAATTGTTAATGATTATGTAGGCGGAGTGCCAGTTGCAATAACTTACTGCCCTCTTTGTTATACTAATCAAGTCTTTGAGAGAGTGATTGATGGACAGGAAGTCACGTTTGGAACATCAGGAAAACTCTACAACAGTAACTTGTTGATGTATGATAGGTTAACTGAATCCTATTGGAGTCAAGCACTTGGAACTGCAGTAAAAGGGGAACTAACTGGATACCAATTGGATTTGGTTCCATTTGATGTCATTACTTGGGGTGATTGGAAGAAACTTCATCCTGACACTAAACTTTTAACAACTGATACTGGATACATTCGCTCATATGCTACTGATCCTTATGGTAATTATTACACCGAACCTCGAATCATGTTTCCCGTAGAGCATAGCGATGACAGACTGCACCCAAAAGAAATTATCATTGGATTTAATGAAGATGGAATTTTCAAAGCTTACAAACAAAATGACATTGAATCAGAAATTCTGATTAATGACTCTGTTGGTGAAACTCCTGTGATGTTGATATCATTATTTTCTGAAAACTCTCGTGCATTTGAGAGGACAATTAATGGTGATGTCTTAGACTTTGTGTATGAGGATGGAAAAATCCTAGATGTACAAACGAATTCTGAGTGGAACTATGATGGATTGTCAATATCTGGTCAACTTGAAGGGATGCAGCTAGAACGAATGCCAATTGAACCTGGATTTTGGTTTGAGTGGGTTGCATTCCATCCTGAAACTCTAGTTTACGGTGATGTGCAATGA
- a CDS encoding RidA family protein — translation MIEEKLQSLGIKLPSPPTPAGSYVPVIRTGNLLFISGQIPIEDGKVIFTGKVSDDNLDTAQKSARMCAINIIAQMKRELGDLDKVSKIVRLTGFVNSVPEFSQQPKVINPASDLLFEIFGEKGKHSRIAVGVASLPLNSMTEIDAIVEFSE, via the coding sequence ATGATTGAAGAAAAATTACAGTCATTAGGGATAAAACTACCAAGCCCACCAACTCCTGCAGGGTCATATGTACCAGTAATTAGAACAGGAAATCTGTTATTCATTTCAGGACAAATTCCAATAGAAGATGGCAAAGTAATCTTTACAGGAAAAGTCTCAGATGACAATTTAGATACAGCGCAAAAATCAGCAAGAATGTGTGCAATTAACATAATAGCCCAAATGAAAAGAGAGTTAGGGGATTTGGACAAAGTTTCAAAAATAGTTAGATTAACAGGTTTTGTAAATTCTGTTCCAGAATTTTCTCAACAACCCAAAGTAATCAACCCAGCATCAGATTTACTTTTTGAGATATTTGGTGAAAAAGGAAAACACTCAAGAATTGCAGTAGGAGTAGCCAGTTTGCCATTAAATTCAATGACTGAAATTGACGCAATAGTTGAATTTTCAGAATAG
- a CDS encoding PEFG-CTERM sorting domain-containing protein — MLKIPLFLLFTISMVSTLAFAEPTIKVQTSDDEIKALESIWVTGKITDVSQYKPVKLRVIEPNGAIVFAPQVVIDDNGEFRKLLNPPIPSFDAGKYIVTASHDDTKAVAQTQFTVIFQEIPRNPTAQPHEPAGIVEKESNITRGISMLAEAENGSDIIKIKGNTSYRDTDITLVVKSPAGNLITIDQVTPGTQGDFEIEIKTGGSMWKEDGMYSITANQGASSEYNESIKVEIKDGVVIPEFGVVALLVLAISIISIIIVSAKSKLAIPSNINSRIHQNNHV; from the coding sequence ATGCTAAAGATTCCATTGTTTTTGTTATTTACAATATCAATGGTATCTACTTTAGCTTTTGCAGAACCAACCATAAAAGTGCAAACATCAGACGATGAAATTAAGGCACTTGAGTCAATTTGGGTTACAGGCAAAATTACCGATGTCTCACAGTACAAGCCAGTAAAATTAAGAGTCATCGAACCAAATGGTGCAATAGTCTTTGCACCGCAAGTAGTAATTGATGACAATGGAGAATTTAGAAAATTACTAAATCCACCAATTCCAAGCTTTGATGCAGGAAAATACATTGTGACTGCAAGTCATGATGATACAAAAGCAGTTGCACAAACACAATTCACAGTAATCTTCCAAGAGATTCCAAGAAATCCAACGGCCCAGCCACATGAGCCAGCAGGAATTGTAGAGAAAGAATCAAACATTACAAGAGGCATATCCATGTTAGCTGAGGCAGAAAATGGCTCAGACATTATCAAAATTAAAGGAAATACAAGTTATAGAGACACAGACATCACACTAGTTGTCAAGTCACCAGCAGGAAACTTGATTACAATTGATCAAGTCACACCTGGAACACAGGGGGATTTTGAAATTGAAATCAAGACAGGCGGTTCAATGTGGAAAGAGGATGGCATGTATAGCATCACTGCAAACCAAGGAGCATCATCAGAGTATAACGAATCAATCAAAGTTGAGATCAAAGACGGAGTAGTAATACCAGAATTTGGAGTTGTAGCATTACTGGTTTTAGCTATATCAATAATTTCAATAATTATTGTTTCTGCAAAATCAAAACTTGCCATACCATCAAATATTAATTCCAGAATTCATCAAAACAACCATGTTTAG
- a CDS encoding multicopper oxidase domain-containing protein has protein sequence MKQMNILYIVVGVIIGFSVAFVAFIESPPIQTSDAESTDVYPKFKNQNPQTLSYTLIAQDAEIEVSPGVRATVWTYNGTVPAPALRFTEGDDVTVKFVNETPYAHTIHFHGTHDSENDGVFPQIMPGEEYTYRFVAKESGLFMYHCHAFPTSEHVRMGMFGAMIIDSAIRPMEPAREYFFTLSEFDPNNALEYFTEYYMINGYANQYMDNPIKVVKGELARFYVAGVGGVLQSPFHVHSTVFKVYPSGILWNEPYFAQTHLVGNGDTAIIEAKWDEPGKYLFHVHGIQEERGSMAIIEVLEDDSSLLDIQTPSNNKGSNSMIKWQEDLIMSLEQPQLISYENLGETTTIDVAKVLTNQVSIVKDSWNPDVVESYSPLAIQVNSGSTVTWTNDDFVAHTVTDVEKSFDSEFIQAGSIWSKTFEKSGEFDYFCTLHPWMKGTVSVI, from the coding sequence ATGAAACAAATGAATATTTTGTATATTGTAGTTGGCGTAATTATTGGATTTAGTGTTGCATTTGTTGCATTCATTGAATCCCCTCCTATTCAAACCAGTGATGCTGAATCAACAGATGTTTATCCAAAATTTAAAAATCAAAATCCTCAGACATTATCTTACACGTTAATTGCCCAAGATGCAGAAATCGAAGTCTCTCCAGGAGTAAGAGCAACTGTATGGACGTATAATGGGACAGTTCCTGCACCAGCACTTCGATTTACTGAAGGTGATGATGTCACAGTAAAATTTGTAAATGAAACGCCATACGCTCACACTATTCATTTTCATGGAACACATGATTCAGAAAATGACGGTGTATTTCCACAGATAATGCCTGGTGAAGAATACACATATCGCTTTGTTGCAAAAGAATCAGGACTATTCATGTATCATTGCCATGCATTTCCAACATCAGAGCATGTACGAATGGGAATGTTCGGAGCTATGATTATCGATTCTGCCATTCGTCCAATGGAGCCAGCACGAGAGTATTTCTTTACTCTAAGTGAGTTTGATCCAAATAACGCATTAGAATACTTTACAGAATATTATATGATTAACGGATATGCCAATCAATACATGGATAATCCAATCAAAGTTGTAAAGGGAGAACTGGCCCGATTTTATGTAGCAGGAGTTGGTGGAGTATTACAATCACCATTTCACGTACACAGTACTGTTTTCAAAGTGTATCCATCAGGAATTTTATGGAATGAGCCATACTTTGCACAAACTCATCTTGTTGGAAATGGAGATACTGCAATAATTGAAGCAAAATGGGACGAACCTGGAAAATATCTATTTCATGTTCATGGCATTCAAGAAGAACGTGGTTCTATGGCAATAATTGAAGTACTTGAAGATGATTCTTCACTATTAGACATTCAAACTCCTAGTAACAACAAGGGAAGTAACTCGATGATAAAATGGCAAGAAGATTTGATAATGTCTTTGGAGCAACCACAACTAATCTCTTATGAGAATTTAGGGGAAACCACAACTATTGATGTTGCAAAAGTTTTAACCAATCAAGTATCTATTGTTAAAGATTCATGGAATCCAGATGTTGTAGAGTCTTACAGTCCTTTGGCAATACAAGTTAATTCTGGAAGTACAGTTACATGGACTAATGATGACTTTGTTGCACATACTGTAACTGATGTTGAGAAATCATTTGATTCAGAATTTATTCAAGCAGGAAGTATCTGGAGTAAAACATTTGAAAAATCAGGCGAGTTTGACTACTTTTGTACATTACATCCTTGGATGAAAGGCACTGTTAGTGTAATTTAG
- a CDS encoding winged helix-turn-helix domain-containing protein — protein MDDKDDDKEIMDKIHIYSTDDEKLKFLGQMLHSDTSRKILQLLIQNEMTANEISDSSGLSLSLVIHHVNKMMQSGIVTISKTTINSRKQPMKYYTSKSGIVILPKKASAKAKQSKSFSNSLKNIMKFASIGVAGVVSWLITKPSELETPGGWQSGEELPESSFDELPVLSFDDYHLSIIISLSVVGIGLLVQFLLNRYKRKRIMP, from the coding sequence ATGGATGATAAAGACGATGATAAAGAAATTATGGACAAAATACACATCTATTCAACTGATGATGAAAAGCTAAAATTTTTGGGGCAAATGTTACATAGCGATACAAGTCGGAAAATTTTACAACTGTTAATTCAAAATGAAATGACAGCTAATGAAATTTCAGATTCAAGTGGATTGTCATTATCCCTAGTAATCCATCATGTAAACAAAATGATGCAATCGGGCATTGTAACAATTAGTAAAACTACAATAAACAGTAGAAAGCAACCGATGAAATATTATACATCTAAATCTGGAATTGTGATTTTGCCTAAAAAAGCTTCTGCAAAAGCAAAACAAAGTAAATCATTTTCAAATTCATTGAAAAATATTATGAAGTTTGCATCAATAGGTGTGGCCGGTGTTGTGTCTTGGCTAATCACAAAACCCTCGGAGCTTGAAACACCTGGTGGTTGGCAGTCCGGTGAAGAATTACCTGAATCCTCTTTTGACGAACTGCCCGTATTGTCTTTTGACGATTATCATCTTTCAATTATAATTAGTTTAAGTGTTGTCGGAATTGGTTTATTGGTTCAATTTTTGTTGAATCGATATAAACGTAAAAGAATAATGCCATAA
- the carA gene encoding glutamine-hydrolyzing carbamoyl-phosphate synthase small subunit — MIFDDGTVLDGEGFGYSTTAFGEIVFNTGMVGYTEALTDPSYSGQILTLTYPLVGNYGVPDSSIKDNDGIPKFFESDKIQVRGLVVHELSLTASHWNLAMTLDEWLYNEKIPGISGIDTRELTKKIRTGGVMMAALVVSDSEINVEEIKKQFVSAPRYDSEQFMNDVSTKQEKIYGDENQSVVVIDTGAKNAIIRNIREIGYKVIRLPWDTSYEKIMSYHPKGVVLSSGPGDPQKCPDTIDTAKKLIENNIPTLGICLGAQIIGIAGNTDTYKLKYGHRGQNKPCINLENNQVYVTSQNHGYGITPESLENSEFNLWFTNADDKTVEGIKHKKQKCIAVQFHPEAAPGPYDCKFVFEELQHLMEEGTSAKE, encoded by the coding sequence CTGATTTTTGATGATGGAACTGTTCTTGATGGCGAAGGATTTGGTTATTCTACTACTGCTTTTGGTGAAATTGTCTTTAATACTGGAATGGTAGGCTATACTGAAGCACTTACAGATCCCTCGTACAGTGGCCAAATTCTTACCCTCACATACCCATTAGTTGGAAATTATGGTGTTCCAGACTCTTCAATTAAAGACAATGACGGAATTCCCAAATTCTTTGAGTCTGATAAAATCCAAGTTCGGGGTCTAGTTGTTCATGAATTATCCTTAACTGCAAGTCATTGGAATCTTGCTATGACTCTTGATGAATGGTTATACAACGAAAAGATTCCTGGAATCTCCGGCATTGATACTCGCGAACTAACAAAAAAGATTAGAACTGGCGGAGTCATGATGGCCGCACTGGTTGTATCTGATTCTGAAATCAATGTTGAGGAGATCAAAAAACAGTTCGTATCTGCACCTCGTTATGATTCTGAGCAATTCATGAATGATGTATCCACAAAACAAGAAAAAATCTATGGTGATGAAAACCAATCTGTTGTAGTTATTGACACTGGTGCAAAAAATGCAATTATTAGAAATATTCGTGAGATTGGTTACAAAGTAATCCGTCTTCCATGGGATACTTCATATGAAAAAATAATGTCTTATCATCCAAAAGGCGTTGTACTCAGTAGTGGTCCAGGTGATCCACAGAAATGTCCTGACACAATTGATACTGCTAAGAAATTAATTGAAAATAATATTCCTACATTGGGAATTTGTTTAGGTGCACAAATTATTGGCATTGCAGGAAATACTGATACTTACAAACTAAAGTATGGACATCGTGGTCAAAACAAACCTTGTATTAATTTAGAAAATAATCAAGTTTATGTTACTAGTCAGAATCATGGATATGGAATTACTCCGGAATCTCTTGAAAACTCTGAATTTAATTTATGGTTTACAAATGCAGACGACAAAACAGTCGAAGGAATAAAACACAAAAAACAAAAGTGTATTGCAGTACAGTTTCATCCCGAAGCTGCACCTGGTCCTTATGATTGCAAGTTCGTCTTTGAAGAGCTACAACACCTTATGGAGGAAGGAACATCTGCCAAAGAATGA
- a CDS encoding PPOX class F420-dependent oxidoreductase gives MFSLDEIKSEKYISLETYRKNDQPVQTPVWFVVKDDLLYVVTRSQTGKVKRLQNNLKVKFALCTIKGKVTGEWISGTAKILTDKETEEAVKMRDQKYGFMAKIAKFLSKSKGEFFAFSIKID, from the coding sequence ATGTTTAGTTTAGATGAGATAAAATCAGAAAAATATATTTCACTTGAAACATATAGAAAAAATGATCAACCAGTCCAAACTCCAGTTTGGTTTGTAGTTAAAGATGATTTACTGTATGTAGTCACACGAAGTCAGACAGGTAAAGTCAAACGTCTTCAAAATAATCTCAAAGTAAAATTTGCATTATGCACCATCAAAGGAAAAGTTACAGGAGAGTGGATATCAGGCACTGCCAAGATTTTAACAGACAAAGAAACAGAAGAAGCAGTAAAAATGAGAGACCAAAAATACGGATTTATGGCAAAGATTGCAAAATTCTTGAGTAAAAGCAAGGGGGAATTTTTCGCATTTTCAATTAAGATAGACTAA
- a CDS encoding TrmB family transcriptional regulator translates to MENERVLTVSLEEFGLSKYEAQAYVALIAKSTISASELAYYSEIPRTKIYPTLLKLENKKLAIISKSKPIMCTAIAPEDAFDGIIHEQINKVNAMNSLVSNLKKASEESRKTRGSEEKRYFHVSANNVLVQLQTMIEGSKSSVKIMTDQWGFGLLAECKEQLVSVARRNLDIKILVPPTQICSESYRKIPDGIEIRASEITQNCFMFDETELLLVNNDNGKGAIFSSTDILSSNQEKIFSNVWKNAIKTEALADMSKTEAQEIYKIIKTVNEMGLTYILNSTMLSKRPESDMFKLLEKNGISFKSKSLDDVIEIMDAVMQITCSGHVYFEANTRNITVESKLNSGHSLPWASILDGCLQKQGYKTRTIYQNNANKGEKIHIKIIKN, encoded by the coding sequence ATGGAAAATGAGCGCGTATTAACAGTAAGTTTAGAAGAATTTGGATTAAGCAAATATGAAGCACAGGCATACGTAGCCCTGATTGCAAAGAGCACAATTTCGGCTAGCGAATTAGCATATTATTCAGAGATTCCTCGGACGAAAATTTATCCAACATTGTTGAAATTAGAAAACAAGAAACTAGCCATTATTTCAAAGAGCAAACCAATTATGTGTACTGCAATTGCTCCAGAAGACGCATTTGATGGAATTATTCACGAACAAATCAACAAGGTAAATGCAATGAACTCATTGGTATCTAACTTGAAAAAAGCAAGTGAGGAAAGCAGAAAAACAAGAGGTTCAGAAGAGAAAAGATATTTTCACGTCAGCGCTAACAATGTTTTAGTGCAACTCCAAACTATGATCGAGGGTTCCAAATCATCAGTCAAAATTATGACAGATCAGTGGGGTTTTGGATTGTTAGCTGAATGTAAAGAACAATTAGTTTCAGTTGCACGTAGGAATCTAGATATAAAAATTCTTGTTCCTCCAACTCAAATTTGTTCAGAATCATATAGAAAAATTCCGGATGGGATAGAAATCAGGGCATCAGAAATTACTCAGAATTGTTTTATGTTTGATGAAACAGAGTTGCTTTTAGTAAATAACGATAATGGGAAAGGGGCAATTTTTTCATCGACGGATATTCTATCTTCAAATCAGGAAAAAATATTTTCAAATGTTTGGAAGAATGCCATAAAAACTGAAGCACTAGCAGATATGTCAAAAACTGAAGCCCAAGAGATTTACAAAATAATTAAAACAGTAAATGAGATGGGTTTAACATACATTCTAAATTCTACAATGTTATCAAAAAGACCTGAATCAGACATGTTCAAACTATTAGAAAAAAATGGCATATCATTCAAATCAAAATCATTAGATGATGTAATTGAGATAATGGATGCAGTAATGCAAATCACATGTTCAGGGCATGTCTACTTTGAGGCAAATACAAGAAACATCACAGTAGAATCAAAATTAAACAGCGGGCATTCATTGCCATGGGCATCAATTTTAGACGGATGTCTTCAAAAACAGGGATATAAAACTAGAACGATATATCAAAACAATGCAAATAAAGGCGAAAAAATTCACATCAAAATAATCAAAAACTAA
- a CDS encoding DHHA1 domain-containing protein, with protein MSVSKTKKSSTKKTVKKTATKQATKKTLAKKAIKTPTKKSVKPQRTKVICISHKEDCDGISSAALIRQAFGGDAILVDYPGQMEALNQVVLDEKLKSLFICDLGLSKKTQDEFIDIMTILRKNKVSVTYIDHHDIDPNVVKALNKIKVKVIHDTNECTAVLAYTAFKSKLNDHASFVAACAAITDYMETRPIGSKLLQIYDRQFALISATVLTYNIVGHQKEPDYLLYLVEELAESKFPHAIPNTFEFAQIQVEKLSQMIAKVKQGMKTMKNLGYMEILDAGASGAVNFVMGLSGKDVGVAYKERVDHGIYAVSVRGSKDCKVHLGKIVNILATSLGGSGGGHDKACGAVIPKPKIKKFITELNKKIK; from the coding sequence TTGTCAGTATCTAAAACCAAAAAATCTTCAACTAAAAAGACTGTTAAAAAAACAGCAACAAAACAAGCTACTAAAAAAACTCTGGCAAAAAAAGCTATTAAAACCCCAACAAAAAAATCTGTTAAACCACAACGAACTAAAGTAATTTGTATTTCTCACAAAGAAGATTGTGATGGAATTAGTTCTGCTGCCCTAATTAGACAAGCTTTTGGCGGAGATGCAATTCTAGTTGACTACCCTGGTCAAATGGAAGCACTAAACCAAGTAGTTTTAGATGAAAAATTAAAATCATTATTTATCTGTGATCTGGGTCTAAGCAAAAAAACCCAAGATGAATTTATTGACATTATGACTATTCTGAGAAAAAACAAAGTCTCAGTTACTTACATTGATCACCATGATATTGATCCCAACGTTGTAAAGGCATTAAACAAAATCAAAGTAAAGGTAATTCACGATACCAATGAATGCACTGCAGTTTTAGCTTACACTGCCTTCAAATCAAAACTCAATGACCATGCATCATTTGTTGCAGCATGTGCTGCAATTACTGATTACATGGAAACCAGACCAATTGGCTCAAAATTATTGCAAATCTATGACCGACAATTTGCATTGATTAGTGCAACTGTTCTCACATATAATATCGTAGGACATCAAAAAGAGCCCGATTATCTATTGTATTTAGTTGAGGAATTAGCAGAATCCAAATTCCCACACGCAATACCTAATACATTTGAATTTGCACAAATTCAAGTCGAAAAACTATCTCAAATGATTGCCAAAGTAAAACAAGGAATGAAGACCATGAAAAATCTGGGTTATATGGAAATTCTTGATGCAGGTGCCAGTGGCGCTGTTAATTTTGTAATGGGGCTGTCTGGAAAAGACGTAGGTGTTGCATACAAAGAGCGCGTTGATCATGGAATTTATGCAGTATCTGTTCGTGGTTCTAAAGACTGCAAAGTACATTTGGGAAAAATTGTCAATATACTGGCAACTAGCCTTGGCGGTTCTGGCGGGGGTCATGACAAAGCATGTGGCGCTGTAATTCCAAAACCCAAAATAAAAAAATTCATAACTGAATTGAATAAAAAAATAAAATAG
- a CDS encoding AAA family ATPase, producing the protein MSLAPQELENTASKYASEAIKFDSQGARGMAITHYQHAIDSLVKLLQLYPTSKLNQIYKDRCNSYHNRISALQQAHGVEPAVDPKASEDEQKKSVQRQENENDFEELIMKEKPDVTWDQVIGLDDAKSALRESIVYPTKRPDLFPLGWPKGMLLYGPPGTGKTMLAAATANEMDGYFINVDASSMMSKWLGEAEKNVSKLFAMARQYAEKEGKPVILFVDEVDSLLGSRNSEVGGEVRTKNQFLTEMDGVNGKGKQLMLYVIGATNKPWSLDWPFLRRFQKRIYVSLPTQEARENLFEQYTEPLSKNLNVNNSELAKLFDGYSASDIKDVCQAAQIKTVHEIFNAPDYHEPVEGEEPVKPRELTTSDFKDIMARRKPSVSLEMIRAYHKWSEEFQAL; encoded by the coding sequence ATGAGTTTGGCCCCCCAAGAATTAGAAAACACTGCAAGCAAATATGCTTCAGAAGCTATCAAATTTGATTCACAAGGTGCACGAGGAATGGCAATTACACATTATCAACATGCCATTGACTCTTTGGTAAAACTATTGCAATTATACCCAACAAGCAAACTTAATCAAATTTACAAAGATAGGTGTAATTCTTATCATAATAGAATCAGTGCATTACAACAGGCTCATGGTGTAGAACCTGCAGTAGACCCAAAGGCATCTGAAGACGAACAAAAGAAATCTGTTCAAAGGCAAGAGAATGAAAATGACTTTGAAGAACTAATCATGAAAGAAAAACCAGACGTTACTTGGGACCAAGTAATTGGGTTAGATGATGCAAAAAGTGCTTTACGTGAATCAATTGTTTATCCAACTAAAAGACCTGATTTGTTTCCTTTAGGTTGGCCAAAAGGTATGTTGCTTTACGGACCACCAGGTACTGGAAAAACAATGCTTGCAGCAGCAACTGCAAATGAGATGGATGGTTACTTTATCAATGTCGATGCATCTTCAATGATGAGTAAATGGCTAGGTGAGGCAGAAAAGAATGTTTCAAAATTATTTGCTATGGCAAGACAATATGCTGAAAAAGAAGGCAAACCTGTTATTTTATTTGTAGATGAAGTGGATTCATTGTTAGGTTCTAGAAATAGTGAAGTAGGTGGTGAAGTTAGAACTAAAAATCAATTCCTAACTGAAATGGACGGTGTTAACGGTAAAGGCAAACAACTGATGTTGTATGTAATTGGTGCAACAAACAAACCTTGGAGTCTTGATTGGCCTTTCCTTAGAAGATTCCAAAAGAGAATCTATGTTTCTCTTCCAACACAAGAAGCAAGAGAAAATCTGTTTGAGCAATACACTGAACCTCTAAGTAAAAACCTCAATGTAAATAATTCTGAATTGGCCAAACTATTTGATGGCTACAGTGCAAGTGATATTAAAGATGTCTGCCAAGCTGCTCAGATTAAAACGGTTCATGAAATTTTTAATGCTCCTGACTATCATGAACCAGTTGAAGGCGAAGAGCCAGTAAAACCAAGAGAACTTACCACATCTGATTTCAAAGATATTATGGCAAGAAGAAAACCCAGTGTCTCACTTGAAATGATTCGTGCATATCACAAGTGGAGCGAAGAGTTTCAGGCACTTTAG
- a CDS encoding Fic family protein produces MVDTQYLIDINKLLVERWNKLHPKETPQPLGIRRPEIDEIIPMVEEYDKSHMKLEDLIRKASYLMAIVSWVQPFLDGNKRTGIISSTKFLYDNGFDLNIEKKDEPEIRNLLYEIQDQRTSLDHSVVTKIIFYITKRIQIHESK; encoded by the coding sequence TTGGTTGATACACAATACCTGATTGATATTAACAAATTACTTGTAGAAAGATGGAATAAACTTCATCCAAAAGAAACTCCTCAACCATTAGGCATTAGACGACCTGAAATTGATGAGATTATTCCAATGGTCGAAGAATATGATAAAAGCCATATGAAATTAGAGGATTTAATCCGAAAAGCTTCCTATCTTATGGCTATAGTTTCATGGGTTCAACCCTTTTTGGATGGAAATAAGAGAACAGGCATAATCTCATCAACTAAATTTCTATACGATAATGGATTTGATTTGAATATAGAGAAAAAAGATGAGCCTGAAATTAGAAATTTATTATATGAAATTCAAGATCAACGTACAAGTCTAGATCATTCAGTCGTAACAAAGATCATTTTTTATATTACAAAAAGAATCCAGATACATGAATCAAAGTGA